In a single window of the Centropristis striata isolate RG_2023a ecotype Rhode Island chromosome 18, C.striata_1.0, whole genome shotgun sequence genome:
- the hadhaa gene encoding hydroxyacyl-CoA dehydrogenase trifunctional multienzyme complex subunit alpha a — MATVRAARVISKFTPRKYPSLSGHAGRNLSVSSSLAARTHISSELKDDVAVIRFNDPKATANTLCRHTMSEILDVLREIWSNGAVNSAVFISSKPGCFIAGADIKVIQSLRGSEEGRRLSREFQTTFEMMEKSPIPIVAAIHGACLGGGLEAAMACHYRIATKSKKTILGLPEVTMGLLPAIGGTQRLPKMVGLPGALDMMLTGRSIKADKAKEMGLVQQLVDPLGPAEERTIEHLEEVAVGVARGIAKKQVPLKLQHTVMSLCLVKNNILEAASRKVQAQARGLYPAPVKILEVSNSPHLK, encoded by the exons ATGGCAACTGTTCGTGCAGCCCGAGTTATTTCCAAGTTTACACCTAGGAAATATCCCTCATTGTCGG GTCATGCAGGCAGAAACCTCTCAGTGTCTTCATCATTGGCAG CTCGAACACACATCAGCTCCGAGCTCAAGGATGATGTGGCAGTCATACGATTCAATGATCCAAAAGCCacg gcgAACACACTGTGTCGGCACACAATGTCTGAGATTTTGGATGTGTTGAGGGAGATCTGGTCAAACGGCGCCGTGAACAGTGCCGTCTTCATCTCCAGCAAGCCTGGCTGCTTCATCGCCGGGGCAGATATCAA AGTAATCCAGTCCCTAAGGGGCAGTGAGGAAGGCCGCCGCCTCTCCCGGGAATTTCAGACAACGTTTGAGATGATGGAGAAGTCTCCCATTCCGATTGTCGCAGCTATACACGGCGCCTGCCTGGGTGGAGGGCTGGAG gcTGCAATGGCCTGTCATTACAGAATTGCCACAAAAAGCAAAAAGACTATCCTGGGGTTACCAGAGGTCACGATGGGACTGTTGCCTGCAATAGGCGGCACTCAGAGACTGCCGAAAatg gtgggtCTCCCAGGAGCGTTGGACATGATGCTGACAGGCAGGAGCATCAAGGCAGATAAAGCTAAGGAGATGGGTCTAGTGCAGCAGCTTGTGGACCCTCTGG GACCTGCAGAAGAGAGGACGATAGAACACCTAGAGGAGGTTGCAGTGGGTGTGGCAAGGGGAATTGCCAAAAAACAGGTTCCCCTGA AGCTGCAGCACACAGTGATGAGCCTGTGTCTGGTGAAGAATAACATCCTTGAGGCTGCCAGTAGGAAGGTCCAGGCTCAGGCTAGAGGTCTCTACCCTGCTCCTGTCAAAATCCTCGAGGTTAGCAACTCCCCTCATTTGAAGTAG